The stretch of DNA TTTTTGACAGCCCTAATATATTAAGTTGACTTATACCTTTTATTACATAAGGTGATATAAGTATCTTATAGAGTTCATCGCCTGTCCTTTCTTTAGGTATATTATTTATTAGTAATTTGTTTGTGTATATAGATTTCTTGGTATTAATATCAATATCGAAGCCTAGTTGGGAGGCGAAACGTATTGCCCGCATCATTCTCAAAGGATCTTCCTGAAAGCGTTCATTGGGATTTCCTACTGTTTTTATATTACTATATTTAATATCTTCTATGCCCAAAAATGGATCTACCCACTTTTTTGATGTAAAGGGGTTATATGCCATGGCGTTTATAGTAAAATCCCTGCGCGAGAGGTCTGCTTCTATGTTTTCTACAAATTCTATTTGATCAGGATGGCGAAAATCACTGTAATTGCATTCTCCGCGAAATGTAGTAACCTCTATAGTCATATCATCTACTATGACAGTTATGGTGCCAAATCTTTTGCCAGTTGGGATGGTATTATCAAATATTATTTCTACTTTTTTAGGCGGGAGGGAGGTAGCAATATCCCAGTCTGTAGGTTTTTTTTCTAATATTACATCCCTTAAGGCACCACCTACTATGTAAGCCTGCCCCCCTGCGGCCATGATTTTATTTATTATATAAATTATTTGATCTGGTATGTATATATTATTGGGATAATTCTGCATAGTTTATCTCTCCTCATATATATTTACTAACTGAGTATCTGGATAGTAGTGTTTTATTATTTGGGAATATGAATATCCAATGAGGGTTAAGCCATAGGTGCCTTGCTGACTCATACCTACGCCATGGCCATATCCACCTCCTACTATGGATATATTTGTAATATGACCATCGTTATTTCTATCTAAATCAATATACGCGAAAGCACTAGGCAGTATAGGGAAATCCTTCTTTATAGTATTATCATGACATTGTATTTCTATGGGCTTACCACCTTCGACATAGTTTACAGGCTTTAGAGTTTCGCGTATATTAAGTTCTTTTATTACTTTAAACACACCCTTAGTAGTAGTTATCTCTAGTTCCATAATGTTTCCACCCTGTCCTCGCTTTATTACCTGAAGGTTTAATAGTTTTCCTAAATCTTTAGGTACTTCTTTTTGTATAAAAGTATCTTTATCTACTTTAGTTAGTATAAAAAAGGGTTGCCTCTGCTGCAGTAGGTGTAGCGTATTATCCAGTATAGCTTCTAGTTCTTCCCTTGAAAAAACAACATTCCATCGAAAAAATGGGGAAAATCTATCATAGGATTGTATATTTTTGTTATTTATGAATGCCCTGAAATTTTCTTCGTTATATAGACTAGGAGCATTACCAGGATATTGGGGTAGGGATATGAGGTATGGTACCTTATCACTTGGAAATTGATTTTGCTTATCGCTCCATACCTCGTGAAAATTGGCAGTATAACCGCAGGATGTTGAAAAAAAACGTGTATCGGCTATTTTGCCGTCAAATACAGGTACCATACCCCGTGTATCATTTACTGCCTGTATAGCTGAGGTCTGTTCTACTACATTATTATATACCTGACTAGCTACGCTGTCATCTACATGGGCACCAAATGGAGCAAACCCAGTGTTCAGAAGGGAACGTATAGCATATGCCCGGGCAGCTATGGCCTGTACCTTTAATGCCTCTACACCAAAAGATACGGGCATTTCACTTGGTACCACCGCATATAGATATTCTTCTATATCCAATTCATTATTAACTATAAGGGCATCTTCAAATTTTGATATCTCTATTTTCCCACTATATAAATTTTTACTTTGATTTATACAAAAAGCGCCATCGTTATTATTAGAATATATATATATTCTACAGGGTGAGATATCTAACCTTCCACCATTTTTATATATTGCAATGCCTTCTGAGCTAGGTTTTAATAACAATATATCTTCCTTATCAAATATATAATTTATAGGATGAATACTTGATTGGGTCTGTACTTCAAATGTATGGGTGCATTTTATTTTAACCTGGGGATGAACAAGACTATTGGTGTCAGTGTTATTAAGTACTATACGAATTTCTGTCTTAGGTAGGTTGTCTTTATTTATTATGGCCATTTGCCCTTTCATATCAGGATTGCAGTACAAATCAAAATCTTGGCTTCCTATAGGCAGAGTTTTTGAATCTCCGAATGTCCAAAAATCATTTAGTATGGGGATTTTACCCAGAAGTGTATCTTCTATAAAGCTGTCATTCATTGAAACTACTTTTGATATATGTATAGATTTAAGTGGACTAAAATTTATTATATGGTCTTCCAATAATAGTACAGATATGGGCTTGTTTATCTGTATTTGTTCCTTAGATGACTGCATACATACTATCTGTCCTTCGAATGTTTGCATGACTAACTCGGTCCAATTGTCTTTTCTACTTTTATTGGATAAGGGCAATGCACAAGGTACATAGGTTATACTAGGCAAAGATGTAATTACCCATTGCCTGTGCTGCTTTTCCAAAGTGATAGGAATATCTATGGGATTGTCGTCAAAATATATGGTTACCCATATCTTTGTACATCCTTTTTCTGATTTTTGGCGTTTTAATATCTTATATCCCATGAAAGATGTTTTTCCCTTTCCAAAGCTTATAAATGGATGCTGTCTTATTTCCTTGGATATAAAAAGGGTATATTCTTCATTACCAGTGAAAAGCCGATTTAAAAATCTTTTTACCACTTCTTTTTCAGCGTTTAATGCCTGATAAGACAAAAAAACTATGGCACAGGTGAGTATACATATAAAAAATATTAAGAACTGTTTGTTCATATAATCCCTCCAGTATATAGATAACTGTATACGATTAATTCTATTATAGTATTGTCTATCTATATAATATATGGTAATAGGAATAAAAATAATACTAGCATCTATTTTAGATGCTAGTATCGTCCTTTGACATATTTTTTCTCTAACCATGCCACTCCTTTGTACATCAGGGCGGCTGCAATTGCTAGTATAAGAACACTGGCCATAACAAGATCTAATTTAAAGACCTGACCACCATATACTATCAAATAACCTAAACCGGCCTTTGATACTAGGAATTCTCCTACTATTACACCTACCCATGACATACCAACATTTATTTTTAAAGCGGATATTATGGTTGGTATGCTGGCAGGGAGCACGACTTTTTGTAATATTTGCCACTTTGAGGCTCCAAATGTCTTTAAAAGTTTTATTTTATCAGGACTTACTTCTAAAAATCCATTTAAAACGCTTATTATTGTAACTACTAAAGATATAAATAATGCCATGGCTATTATAGAACTAGGGCCAGCGCCTATCCATACTATTAATACCGGACCAAGGGCGACTTTCGGCAGACTA from Xylanivirga thermophila encodes:
- a CDS encoding CCA tRNA nucleotidyltransferase, translated to MQNYPNNIYIPDQIIYIINKIMAAGGQAYIVGGALRDVILEKKPTDWDIATSLPPKKVEIIFDNTIPTGKRFGTITVIVDDMTIEVTTFRGECNYSDFRHPDQIEFVENIEADLSRRDFTINAMAYNPFTSKKWVDPFLGIEDIKYSNIKTVGNPNERFQEDPLRMMRAIRFASQLGFDIDINTKKSIYTNKLLINNIPKERTGDELYKILISPYVIKGISQLNILGLSKIILGYDISPSPSIISYCPPDFPLRMAAFLYTGIINRKDVALDYAKKTMRNLRYSNKLVNDVICILRFASIELDEHQDAYQVRKMMSKIGVVNTIKGLHLKRAILMDNNPSKYQKGLLELYKIEYIVYEIMQNKDPLSIYQLAIDGHDIIRLGIGQKDKKDIGKALGMAHEWVLKDPSLNNKEVLLSRLKYTFRIE
- a CDS encoding SpoIID/LytB domain-containing protein; this encodes MNKQFLIFFICILTCAIVFLSYQALNAEKEVVKRFLNRLFTGNEEYTLFISKEIRQHPFISFGKGKTSFMGYKILKRQKSEKGCTKIWVTIYFDDNPIDIPITLEKQHRQWVITSLPSITYVPCALPLSNKSRKDNWTELVMQTFEGQIVCMQSSKEQIQINKPISVLLLEDHIINFSPLKSIHISKVVSMNDSFIEDTLLGKIPILNDFWTFGDSKTLPIGSQDFDLYCNPDMKGQMAIINKDNLPKTEIRIVLNNTDTNSLVHPQVKIKCTHTFEVQTQSSIHPINYIFDKEDILLLKPSSEGIAIYKNGGRLDISPCRIYIYSNNNDGAFCINQSKNLYSGKIEISKFEDALIVNNELDIEEYLYAVVPSEMPVSFGVEALKVQAIAARAYAIRSLLNTGFAPFGAHVDDSVASQVYNNVVEQTSAIQAVNDTRGMVPVFDGKIADTRFFSTSCGYTANFHEVWSDKQNQFPSDKVPYLISLPQYPGNAPSLYNEENFRAFINNKNIQSYDRFSPFFRWNVVFSREELEAILDNTLHLLQQRQPFFILTKVDKDTFIQKEVPKDLGKLLNLQVIKRGQGGNIMELEITTTKGVFKVIKELNIRETLKPVNYVEGGKPIEIQCHDNTIKKDFPILPSAFAYIDLDRNNDGHITNISIVGGGYGHGVGMSQQGTYGLTLIGYSYSQIIKHYYPDTQLVNIYEER
- a CDS encoding ABC transporter permease, with amino-acid sequence MYNKNIDNITAISKEHEAYLKKIKQRNRMIVITQIAILVVIFALWEIAGRLGWIDPFITSQPSRMIKTLHNLAREGQLFHHIYVTIMETIIGFVLGTVLGTVIAILLWWSDFAAKVLDPYLVILNSLPKVALGPVLIVWIGAGPSSIIAMALFISLVVTIISVLNGFLEVSPDKIKLLKTFGASKWQILQKVVLPASIPTIISALKINVGMSWVGVIVGEFLVSKAGLGYLIVYGGQVFKLDLVMASVLILAIAAALMYKGVAWLEKKYVKGRY